One window of Oryza brachyantha chromosome 12, ObraRS2, whole genome shotgun sequence genomic DNA carries:
- the LOC102723008 gene encoding NAC domain-containing protein 83: MEAKECAARRALPPGFRFRPTDEELVVHYLRRRALDTPLPPAIDIPDVRLLAHDPSDLLPPGWSEQERYFFTCKEAKYVKGRRANRATGAGYWKATGKEKPVAVPVPGPGPRGQSVVVGMKRSLVFYRGKPPSGKKTDWVMHEYRLAGAGLAPCRRAAKDAAAAAAGDHPPRPADGWVLCRVFRKKGSPASTTTPAAAMERDDEAVLDDDDGGDGGAVTAGVRFIDFFARADARGRRPASPVSSSCVTDASAEHCREQETTSRGASD, from the exons ATGGAGGCGAAGGAgtgcgcggcgaggagggcgttGCCGCCGGGGTTCAGGTTCCGCCCGACCGACGAGGAGCTGGTGGTGCActacctccgccgccgcgcgctcgaCACGCCGCTCCCGCCCGCCATCGACATCCCCGACGTGCGCCTCCTGGCGCATGACCCCTCCGACCTCCTGCCTCCAG GGTGGAGCGAGCAGGAGAGGTACTTCTTCACGTGCAAGGAGGCCAAGTACGTGAAGGGGCGGCGCGCCAACCGGGCCACCGGCGCCGGGTACTGGAAGGCGACGGGGAAGGAGAAGCCGGTCGCCGTGCCCGtgccggggccggggccgcGGGGCCagtccgtcgtcgtcggcatGAAGCGCTCCCTCGTGTTCTACCGCGGGAAGCCACCCAGCGGCAAGAAGACCGACTGGGTCATGCACGAGtatcgcctcgccggcgccgggctcGCCCcgtgccgtcgcgccgccaaggacgccgccgccgccgccgccggcgaccacccgccccgccccgccgacGGCTGGGTGCTCTGCCGCGTGTTCAGAAAGAAAGGATCGCCCGCGTCAAccaccacccccgccgccgccatggagcGCGACGATGAAGCcgtcctcgacgacgacgacggcggcgacggcggcgcggtgacCGCGGGCGTCCGGTTCATCGACTTCTTCGCCCGTGCCGACGCGCGGGGGCGGCGCCCCGCCTCGCCGGTGTCGTCGAGCTGCGTGACGGACGCGTCCGCCGAGCATTGCCGGGAGCAGGAGACGACGAGCAGGGGCGCCTCCGACTAA